AATCATGAAGGAGGAGAACAGACCGAATGAAACTTGGAACAGTTTCAAAATCGCTGATTCTGGCAACAGCTCTTTCTGCTTTGGCAACAGCGGCTATCGCGTGCACGCCGATGGGCGTGGGCAAGAACGCTTCCGCCGACGGGTCCGTCATGGTTTCTCACACCTGTGACGGCTGGTACGACCAGCGGATCCAGATCGTCAAGGGCGGCAAACACAAACCCGGCACGATGCTTGAGATCTGGGGCGACCCCTGCGTGGCGACCCGCCCCGACAAGCCGCAGGTCAAGATGGGCGTCATTCCCCAGGCCCCTGAGACGTACACGTACTTTAACGTTGGGTACCCCTTCATGAACGAGAAGGGCGTCGTCATGGGCGAGTTCACGTGGAGCGGCCGGGACGAAGTCGCTTCGCCCAAGGGCATGTTCTACATCGCCAACCTGGAGCAGCTGGGCCTGGCCCGTGCCGCGACGGCGAAAGAGGCCGTGAAGGTCATGGGAAAGATGGCCGAGAAGTACGGGTACTGTGACGGCGGCGAGACGCTGATCGTCGGCGACGGAAACGAAGCGTGGGTTTTCGAAGTCTGCGGCGGCGGTCTGCTCTGGACTCCTGAGAGCGGCAAGCCGGGCGCTCACTGGGTTGCTACCCGCATCCCCGATGACGGATTCTTCGTCGGCGCCAACCGGGCTCGCACTCAGGTCGTCGACTTTAACGACAAAGAGAACGTGATGACCTCCACCGACCTGACGGCTCTGCCCGAGGAAATGGGCTGGTGGAAGAAGGGCACTCCGTTCAACTTTGAGAAGATTTTCAACCCCGAACCTTACGGCTATCCGTTCTATCAGTCCCGCCGGGAGTGGCGCGCCCTGTCTCTGGTTGCTCCTTCCAAGAAGTGGGAGCTTCGGGACGACCACAGCCAGTATCCGATGTTCGTGACCCCGGACAAGAAGCTCACCGTTCAGGACCTGATGAAGATTTACGGCGACCATCTGGAAGGCACTCCGTATGACCTGACCAAGGACAAGGCCGCCGGTCCCTTCGGCAACCCGACCCGCTGGCAGGTTGCCAAGGACCAGAAGCCGAAGGGCCGGGAAGGCGAAGACTGGGAGCGCAGCATCGCCCTGTTCCGCTGCTCCTACAGCTTCATCTCCCAGAGCCGTGCGGATCTGCCCGAGCCGGTCAGCACCGTGCTGTGGTTCGGCGAGGACGCTCCTGATACGACCGTGTACGTGCCGATTTACTGCGGCGTCACGACGATTCCTGCGCCTTGGACGAGAGGCGACCGGGCGAAATTCGACCGGAACAGCGCTTGGTGGGCTTTCAACCTTGTAAACAACTGGGCTAACCTTCGTTGGGACGCCATGTTCAAGGACATTCAGGCGAAGAGAGCGACCTATGAGAGCAAGTTCTTCGCTGATCAGGGCAAGGTTGAGGCGGAAGCCGTTCGGCTCTACAAGAGTAGCCCGAAGAAGGCCGTTCAGTATCTGACCGATTACACCTGCAAGTCGCTGAACACGGTGGAAAAGGGCTGGTGGGATTACGCCTTTGAGCTGATCGGCAAGTACTACGACGGCGGCATGATCGGCGAGAAGGGCAACTTCGTCGTTCTCGGCTACCCGCAGGAATATCTGAAGTCCGTCGACTTTGGCGGCACCTCTGTCAAGGATCAGAAGACCCTGGCAAAGTAACGCGCAATTCGGGGAAGAGAGAGGAAAATTTCTCACAGGCAACAAAAATTTCTTCACTGAAGGAGGTTTTTCAATGAAAAAAGTTTTGATCTCGTTTTTCGCTGCTCTGAGCCTTTGCGCTCTGGCGTCGTTTGGGTTTGCCGCCGATGCTCCCAAGCTTGAAGGGCCGTATATCGTCACTACCTGCGGTCAGAGCCCCGGCGCTGTTATGGTAAAGATGTCGGGCATGCAGGCCGGCGTTCAGGTCGAAGCGGTGAACACCCTTCTGGTCGACGGCCTGAAGGACAAAGGCTACAAGACGCTGATCGTCACTTCCGGCACCAGCATGAAGGGTATGGGTGCTGCTGGCACCAACGTCGACGCCGAGATCGCCCGCTGCACCAAGCTGATCGAGGCCGCTCATGCCGCCGGGATGAAGGTCGTTGGAGCGCACATCGAGGGGATGTCGCGCCGCACCGACAACTCGGATGCTGCGTCCATTGAGGCGGTCATGAAGGATGCGGACGTTATCCTCGTCGTTGATGAAAGCGACAGCGACGGGTTCTTCACC
This is a stretch of genomic DNA from Jonquetella anthropi DSM 22815. It encodes these proteins:
- a CDS encoding dipeptidase, yielding MKLGTVSKSLILATALSALATAAIACTPMGVGKNASADGSVMVSHTCDGWYDQRIQIVKGGKHKPGTMLEIWGDPCVATRPDKPQVKMGVIPQAPETYTYFNVGYPFMNEKGVVMGEFTWSGRDEVASPKGMFYIANLEQLGLARAATAKEAVKVMGKMAEKYGYCDGGETLIVGDGNEAWVFEVCGGGLLWTPESGKPGAHWVATRIPDDGFFVGANRARTQVVDFNDKENVMTSTDLTALPEEMGWWKKGTPFNFEKIFNPEPYGYPFYQSRREWRALSLVAPSKKWELRDDHSQYPMFVTPDKKLTVQDLMKIYGDHLEGTPYDLTKDKAAGPFGNPTRWQVAKDQKPKGREGEDWERSIALFRCSYSFISQSRADLPEPVSTVLWFGEDAPDTTVYVPIYCGVTTIPAPWTRGDRAKFDRNSAWWAFNLVNNWANLRWDAMFKDIQAKRATYESKFFADQGKVEAEAVRLYKSSPKKAVQYLTDYTCKSLNTVEKGWWDYAFELIGKYYDGGMIGEKGNFVVLGYPQEYLKSVDFGGTSVKDQKTLAK
- a CDS encoding DUF6305 family protein — encoded protein: MKKVLISFFAALSLCALASFGFAADAPKLEGPYIVTTCGQSPGAVMVKMSGMQAGVQVEAVNTLLVDGLKDKGYKTLIVTSGTSMKGMGAAGTNVDAEIARCTKLIEAAHAAGMKVVGAHIEGMSRRTDNSDAASIEAVMKDADVILVVDESDSDGFFTKYAEEHNKPLIKVKDALSIGTILK